The Dioscorea cayenensis subsp. rotundata cultivar TDr96_F1 chromosome 7, TDr96_F1_v2_PseudoChromosome.rev07_lg8_w22 25.fasta, whole genome shotgun sequence genome includes a region encoding these proteins:
- the LOC120264928 gene encoding ACT domain-containing protein ACR9 codes for MGVTGEDLVEIRAGMKPGDPSVITVNCPDKTGLGCDICRIILEFGLRITRGDVSTDGRWCYVVLWVVPRSSSTKIRWTSLKNRLLSECPTCPIPFYHDLVDPTTSQMYLLKLFSADRKGLLHDVTQVLSDLDLLIHRVKVSTTPDGRVIDLFFITDGLELLHTRKRQDDTCERLHTVLGESCISCEIQLATNFQQGFSSIPPAVAEELFRPELSDSEICLQTLRPDLAKLKKPSVTIDNSLSPSHTLLQIHCADQRGLLYDILRTLKDCNLQIAYGRFLSDQKGYREVDLFILQCDGKKILDPEKQSALCSRLRQEMLHPLRVMIVNRGPDSELLVANPVELSGKGRPLVFFDVTRALKDLGICIFSAEIGRHTTSERQWEVYRFLLDDSLEFPLANARARSQVVGRVRRTLMGW; via the exons ATGGGAGTCACCGGCGAGGATTTGGTGGAGATACGGGCTGGGATGAAGCCTGGCGACCCCAGCGTCATCACTGTCAATTGCCCTGATAAGACTGGCCTTGGTTGTGATATTTGCCGGATTATTCTCGAGTTCGGTCTCCGGATCACCAGAGGAG ATGTCTCAACTGATGGGAGATGGTGCTATGTTGTGCTGTGGGTTGTTCCCCGTTCTTCCTCTACTAAGATTCGGTGGACTAGCTTGAAAAACCGGCTGTTATCAGAATGCCCAACTTGTCCAATCCCCTTCTACCATGATTTGGTGGATCCGACAACCTCTCAGATGTACCTCTTGAAGCTTTTTAGTGCCGATCGGAAGGGATTGCTACATG ATGTCACTCAAGTTCTTAGTGATCTTGATCTTTTGATTCATAGAGTGAAGGTCTCCACAACTCCTGATGGCAGAGTTATTGACCTCTTTTTTATTACTGATGGCTT GGAGCTCTTGCACACTAGAAAGAGACAAGATGATACATGTGAAAGGCTGCATACTGTTCTGGGAGAGTCTTGCATAAGCTGTGAGATCCAATTAGCTACAAATTTTCAACAGGGATTCTCTTCCATTCCTCCAGCCGTTGCGGAGGAGCTCTTTAGACCTGAGCTATCAGATAGTGAAATATGTTTACAGACATTACGTCCAGATTTAGCTAAGCTGAAGAAGCCAAGTGTTACTATTGATAATTCTTTGAGCCCTTCACATACCTTGCTACAAATACACTGTGCTGATCAAAGGGGCCTCCTCTATGACATTCTGAGAACATTGAAGGACTGCAATCTTCAG ATTGCTTACGGGAGATTCCTGTCGGACCAGAAAGGTTACCGCGAGGTAGACCTCTTTATCCTTCAATGCGATGGGAAGAAAATCTTGGATCCAGAAAAACAGAGTGCTCTCTGTTCTCGTTTGAGGCAAGAGATGCTTCATCCATTGCGAGTGATGATTGTAAACCGTGGACCAGATTCTGAACTTCTTGTTGCCAACCCCGTAGAATTATCCGGGAAAGGAAGGCCTCTTGTATTTTTCGATGTCACACGTGCTCTGAAGGATCTTGGTATATGTATCTTCTCG GCTGAAATCGGTAGGCACACCACATCAGAGAGGCAATGGGAGGTTTACCGATTCCTCCTCGACGATAGCTTAGAGTTCCCCTTGGCAAATGCCCGGGCTCGAAGTCAAGTTGTTGGTAGAGTGAGGAGAACACTTATGGGTTGGTAA
- the LOC120265391 gene encoding THO complex subunit 4A-like isoform X1: MSSALDMSLDDLIKNSKKSAPAGAGGNSRGRGRASASSAGPARRVPNRNRAAPYSVGKQAPDTAWQHDLYSSGDRISAFPPQAAGRASSIELGTKLYISNLDYGVSNEDIKELFSEVGDLKRFSIHYDRSGRSKGTAEVVFARREDAFAAVKRYNTVQLDGKPMKIEVIGTNIVTPAAGPPVVNGGLGNSNGIPRSGPGRGGAGGRLRGGGGGGRGRGRGRGRRGGQAEPPSAETLDADLDKYHSDAMQTN; the protein is encoded by the exons ATGTCCAGCGCGTTGGACATGTCCCTCGACGATCTCATCAAGAACAGCAAGAAGTCCGCCCCCGCCGGGGCCGGAGGGAACTCCAGAGGGAGAGGTCGAGCCTCAGCCTCCAGTGCCGGACCTGCTCGCCGGGTCCCCAACCGCAACCGCGCCGCCCCGTACTCCGTGGGGAAG CAGGCACCTGACACAGCGTGGCAGCACGATCTCTACTCCTCCGGCGACCGGATCTCTGCTTTTCCTCCTCAGGCGGCCGGAAGGGCCTCTTCGATCGAGCTCGGCACGAAGCTGTACATCTCCAATCTCGATTACGGGGTCTCCAACGAGGATATCAAG GAGCTATTTTCTGAGGTTGGTGATCTGAAGCGCTTCTCGATTCACTATGATAGGAGCGGGCGATCTAAG GGCACTGCGGAGGTTGTCTTTGCGAGAAGAGAAGATGCTTTTGCAGCTGTGAAGAGGTACAATACCGTGCAGCTTGATGGGAAGCCAATGAAGATTGAGGTTATTGGAACTAATATTGTGACTCCTGCTGCTGGGCCGCCTGTTGTGAATGGAGGTCTTGGTAATTCTAATGGAATTCCTAGAAG TGGCCCTGGGAGGGGTGGTGCTGGAGGACGTCTAAGGGGTGGTGGGGGTGGTGGCCGTGGACGTGGGAGAGGCCGTGGTCGACGTGGAGGCCAGGCTGAGCCTCCATCTGCAGAAACTCTTGATGCCGATCTTGATAAGTACCATTCAGATGCAATGCAGACCAACTAA
- the LOC120265391 gene encoding THO complex subunit 4A-like isoform X2: MSSALDMSLDDLIKNSKKSAPAGAGGNSRGRGRASASSAGPARRVPNRNRAAPYSVGKAPDTAWQHDLYSSGDRISAFPPQAAGRASSIELGTKLYISNLDYGVSNEDIKELFSEVGDLKRFSIHYDRSGRSKGTAEVVFARREDAFAAVKRYNTVQLDGKPMKIEVIGTNIVTPAAGPPVVNGGLGNSNGIPRSGPGRGGAGGRLRGGGGGGRGRGRGRGRRGGQAEPPSAETLDADLDKYHSDAMQTN, translated from the exons ATGTCCAGCGCGTTGGACATGTCCCTCGACGATCTCATCAAGAACAGCAAGAAGTCCGCCCCCGCCGGGGCCGGAGGGAACTCCAGAGGGAGAGGTCGAGCCTCAGCCTCCAGTGCCGGACCTGCTCGCCGGGTCCCCAACCGCAACCGCGCCGCCCCGTACTCCGTGGGGAAG GCACCTGACACAGCGTGGCAGCACGATCTCTACTCCTCCGGCGACCGGATCTCTGCTTTTCCTCCTCAGGCGGCCGGAAGGGCCTCTTCGATCGAGCTCGGCACGAAGCTGTACATCTCCAATCTCGATTACGGGGTCTCCAACGAGGATATCAAG GAGCTATTTTCTGAGGTTGGTGATCTGAAGCGCTTCTCGATTCACTATGATAGGAGCGGGCGATCTAAG GGCACTGCGGAGGTTGTCTTTGCGAGAAGAGAAGATGCTTTTGCAGCTGTGAAGAGGTACAATACCGTGCAGCTTGATGGGAAGCCAATGAAGATTGAGGTTATTGGAACTAATATTGTGACTCCTGCTGCTGGGCCGCCTGTTGTGAATGGAGGTCTTGGTAATTCTAATGGAATTCCTAGAAG TGGCCCTGGGAGGGGTGGTGCTGGAGGACGTCTAAGGGGTGGTGGGGGTGGTGGCCGTGGACGTGGGAGAGGCCGTGGTCGACGTGGAGGCCAGGCTGAGCCTCCATCTGCAGAAACTCTTGATGCCGATCTTGATAAGTACCATTCAGATGCAATGCAGACCAACTAA
- the LOC120264926 gene encoding uncharacterized protein LOC120264926 isoform X1: MAASSEELFDLEAKRKEEDSWFPCRISLSPHVGTLDILVGFKDYSLEDTIFNKEDALTSLRFRSSPLQGVECLQVKEGECVLAMQKLYCRSLFFDAVILQTFRVKHSSRIHCRCSFEIKWLNSELKGTTTTVPSNSVMKLSEKDIASHPVVIEFSNFSGPTNDFKVPSLLSCQQETNYDVGICGLLEKQIEEITRLADESKQSSEGMIFGVKGASIGSPANKYLSSTKNQRMLTRRTRSQDNQQVAAEVEKHSQHKPCLTPLAARAALASFVQALQQIPELAICQIEKDVNTNPCSEDPKKQIDYSVQDAKLSNSCASSRRQTRSSVSKEIQDSIDKSQKGSSNENISKPSNTKRLTRSRLLIENRNSNNFPEQEQSNLTENTEDACVEDLVTPEDIKSKKKRCTTALPGELPSGPNITQVGNSSNKQKAKLPRLSFQRLTRSQNKKLQAF; the protein is encoded by the exons ATGGCGGCGAGCTCGGAGGAGTTGTTCGATCTTGAGGCCAAGAGGAAGGAGGAGGACTCATGGTTCCCTTGCCGCATCTCTCTGAG TCCACATGTTGGTACACTCGACATCCTTGTTGGCTTCAAGGATTACTCGCTGGAAGATACCATATTCAATAAAGAAGATGCTCTAACAAGTCTCCGCTTTCGCTCTAGCCCTCTTCAAGGTGTTGAGTGTCTCCAGGTTAAAGAAGGAGAATGCGTTCTTGCTATGCAAAAGCTTTATTGCAGGAGCCTTTTCTTTGATGCCGTCATCCTACAG ACGTTCAGAGTGAAACACTCTTCAAGGATTCATTGCAGATGCAGTTTTGAAATCAAATGGCTAAATTCTGAACTTAAAGGCACAACTACAACTGTTCCATCTAATTCAGTAATGAAGCTGTCGGAGAAAGATATTGCAAGCCATCCTGTAGTCATTGAATTCTCAAATTTCTCTGGCCCTACTAATGATTTCAAAGTTCCTTCATTACTTTCTTGCCAACAAGAAACTAATTATGATGTTGGCATCTGTGGTTTATTGGAGAAGCAAATAGAAGAGATCACCAGACTAGCTGATGAATCCAAACAATCCTCCGAAGGCATGATATTTGGAGTTAAAGGGG CTAGCATTGGTAGCCCTgccaacaaatatttaagtTCAACAAAAAATCAGAGGATGCTTACAAGAAGAACGAGGAGCCAGGATAATCAACAGGTAGCGGCCGAAGTGGAGAAGCATTCACAGCATAAACCATGCCTCACTCCTCTAGCTGCTCGCGCAGCTCTGGCTTCCTTTGTGCAAGCACTACAGCAGATACCAGAGTTAGCCATTTGTCAAATAGAGAAAGATGTCAACACCAACCCTTGCTCAGAAGATCCCAAGAAGCAGATTGATTACTCTGTTCAAG ACGCCAAACTTTCAAACTCTTGCGCAAGCTCACGGAGACAGACCCGTTCTTCAGTGAgcaaagaaatccaagattcaATTGACAAATCACAGAAAGGATCATCAAATGAAAATATCAGCAAACCTTCGAACACTAAGAGATTGACACGTTCTCGATTGCTGATAGAGAACAGAAACTCAAACAATTTTCCAGAACAAGAACAGAGCAACCTAACAGAAAATACAGAGGATGCATGTGTTGAAGATTTAGTTACGCCAGAGGACATCAAAAGCAAGAAGAAGAGATGTACTACGGCCTTACCGG GTGAACTTCCTAGTGGCCCAAACATTACCCAGGTCGGAAATTCTTCTAATAAGCAGAAGGCCAAGCTACCCAGATTGAGTTTTCAACGTCTAACCCGCTCGCAAAACAAGAAATTGCAAGCTTTTTGA
- the LOC120264925 gene encoding LOW QUALITY PROTEIN: purple acid phosphatase 2-like (The sequence of the model RefSeq protein was modified relative to this genomic sequence to represent the inferred CDS: deleted 1 base in 1 codon), with protein MNSMKAQLMALALILIFTLRCNGGITSSFTRKPHPSIDMPFGSDVFKAPPGFNAPQQVHITQGDYEGKSVIVSWVTPKKTGSNLVLYGKANDKHKLISALAKVTTYKYYNYTSGFIHHCTLNDLEYNTKYFYKIGSEDSSRQFSFITPPEVGPDVPYTFGLIGDLGQTYDSNQTLEHYHSNPKGQAVLFIGDLSYADHYPLHDNRRWDSWGRFTERSAAYQTWIWCAGNHEMDFAPEIGETRLFKPYMHRYPVPYKASGSTSPLWYAIKRASTHIIVLSSYSAFGTYTPQYEWLQTELTKVDRTKTPWLIVIVHSPLYNTNNYHYMEGEGMRVMFESWFVENKVDIVLSGHVHSYERMERVSNIAYNISNKKCTPVKSEDAPVYLNLGDGGNIEGLAAEYIQPQPSYSAFRESSFGHGTLEIKNRTHAFYSWHRNDDGVRTVADSVWFYNRYHRPSE; from the exons atgaactCCATGAAGGCTCAATTAATGGCACTTGCTCTGATTCTAATTTTTACACTGAGATGCAATGGAGGAATCACAAGCTCATTCACAAGAAAGCCCCACCCATCCATTGATATGCCATTTGGAAGTGATGTTTTCAAGGCTCCTCCAGGCTTCAATGCTCCTCAACAG GTTCATATAACACAAGGGGACTATGAAGGAAAGAGTGTTATAGTTTCATGGGTAACTCCCAAGAAAACAGGGTCCAATCTTGTTCTTTATGGCAAAGCTAATGACAAACACAAACTAATTAGTGCCCTTGCTAAGGTCACTACCTATAAGTATTACAACTATACTTCTGGTTTCATCCATCACTGCACCCTCAATGATTtggag TATAACACAAAGTATTTCTATAAGATTGGAAGTGAGGACTCTAGTCGACAGTTCTCATTCATTACTCCACCAGAAGTTGGTCCTGATGTACCCTATACTTTTGGACTTATAG GTGATCTTGGGCAGACATAtgattcaaaccaaacactggaACATTATCATTCAAATCCAAAAGGACAAGCAGTGTTGTTTATTGGAGATTTATCTTATGCTGACCATTACCCACTGCATGACAATAGAAGGTGGGATTCATGGGGGAGATTTACAGAGAGAAGTGCTGCTTATCAGACTTGGATTTGGTGTGCAGGAAATCATGAGATGGATTTTGCACCAGAAATT GGAGAAACTAGACTATTCAAGCCATACATGCATAGATATCCAGTTCCATACAAAGCCTCAGGAAGTACATCTCCTCTTTGGTATGCTATTAAGCGCGCATCGACACACATCATTGTTCTTTCATCTTATTCAGCATTTG GGACATACACACCACAGTATGAATGGCTTCAAACAGAGCTAACCAAAGTGGACAGAACTAAGACTCCATGGTTGATTGTTATTGTTCACAGTCCATTGTACAATACCAACAATTACCATTATATGGAAGGAGAAGGCATGAGAGTCATGTTTGAGTCCTGGTTTGTGGAAAACAAGGTTGATATTGTGCTTTCTGGCCATGTTCATAGCTATGAGAGAATG GAACGTGTATCGAACATTGCT TATAATATAAGTAACAAGAAATGCACTCCAGTTAAGAGTGAAGATGCACCTGTTTACCTTAACCTTGGTGATGGGGGTAACATTGAAGGATTAGCAGCAGA ATATATTCAGCCACAACCAAGCTATTCAGCATTTCGAGAGTCAAGTTTCGGGCATGGAACACTGGAGATAAAGAACAGGACTCATGCTTTCTATTCATGGCACCGAAACGATGATGGAGTTCGAACTGTTGCTGATTCAGTGTGGTTCTACAACAGATACCATCGTCCTTCTGAATGA
- the LOC120265346 gene encoding uncharacterized protein LOC120265346 — protein sequence MAPNPNPVFAYTVIYVKDVAKSVAFYASAFGYKVRRLDDSHRWGELESGETTIAFTPKHQRETDEISGEVKEPEKEKKERSSMEVCLAYEDVDSAYQRAVEMGAVPVSSPEKKEWGQKVGYVRDNDGIVVRMGSYAYKPDHSKHETDKSITTE from the exons atggctCCAAATCCAAACCCAGTCTTTGCTTACACAGTGATCTACGTGAAAGACGTAGCCAAATCAGTGGCTTTCTACGCCAGTGCCTTTGGCTATAAAGTCCGGCGTTTAGACGACTCTCACAG ATGGGGAGAGTTGGAGAGTGGGGAAACAACAATAGCATTTACACCAAAGCATCAAAGAGAGACAGATGAGATAAGTGGGGAGGTGAAAGAGccagagaaggagaagaaagagagGAGTTCAATGGAGGTGTGTTTAGCTTATGAGGATGTGGATTCAGCTTATCAGAGGGCGGTGGAGATGGGTGCTGTGCCGGTGAGCTCGCCGGAGAAGAAGGAGTGGGGTCAAAAGGTTGGCTATGTTAGAGATAATGATGGAATTGTTGTCAGGATGGGGAGCTAT GCATACAAACCAGACCATTCAAAGCATGAGACTGACAAGAGCATAACCACTGAATAA
- the LOC120264930 gene encoding uncharacterized protein LOC120264930, whose protein sequence is MSAGVCGKRLGFEEFFGSSPAAKKSRCFYGSPISSSDFGFASDDKVSSLLRMFPSINREVVETILKSHEDKVDDAIKSLHALCLVDGSTMNGAGVLEPTFHSNDDSIKGVLGAQTSEVKVEAASNNSLLHDRSSWVEFFVQEMMNTSNWDEVRGRISRVLEAFERSVLEQPTSSEDAIHREQQEIASLKEQLACLLRDNQILKKAVAIQHERNLENDERLKEVQQLKHIISQYEEQVRTLELHNYTLRVHLQRAQEDTSIPSQFHPDIF, encoded by the exons ATGTCGGCCGGGGTCTGCGGGAAGCGTCTTGGGTTCGAGGAATTCTTCGGATCCTCGCCGGCAGCCAAGAAGTCTCGCTGCTTCTACGGATCCCCCATCTCTTCCTCTGATTTTGGATTCGCCTCCGACGACAAGGTCTCCAGCCTTCTCAGGATGTTCCCTTCCATCAATCGCGAG GTTGTTGAAACAATTTTGAAATCGCACGAAGACAAAGTTGATGATGCAATTAAAAGTCTCCATGCTCTTTGTCTTGTTGATGGCTCCACAATGAATGGAGCAGGGGTCCTTGAACCGACATTCCATTCAAATGATGATAGCATCAAAG GTGTTCTTGGTGCTCAGACATCAGAGGTTAAGGTTGAAGCTGCTTCGAATAACAGTTTACTGCATGACAGGTCTTCATGGGTCGAGTTTTTTGTTCAAGAAATGATGAATACATCAAATTGGGATGAGGTCCGTGGCCGGATTTCAAGGGTTTTGGAAGCTTTTGAAAGAAGTGTTCTTGAACAACCTACTTCATCAGAAGAT GCTATTCACAGGGAACAGCAAGAGATTGCTTCTCTTAAAGAGCAGCTGGCTTGCTTGTTGAGGGACAACCAAATCTTAAAGAAAGCTGTTGCTATTCAGCATGAGCGTAACTTGGAGAATGATGAGAGGCTAAAAGAAGTGCAACAGTTGAAACACATTATTAGCCAATATGAAGAGCAAGTTCGGACATTGGAG CTGCATAACTACACATTGAGAGTTCACCTTCAAAGAGCACAGGAAGACACCTCCATTCCAAGTCAGTTCCATCCTGACATATTCTAA
- the LOC120265824 gene encoding serine carboxypeptidase-like: protein MNARSLTPVLLFLSISSLLPSSSQNPNPKNYPRSSRRFAEALIRDLNLIPGIQEIDGQIPENDQRNPRLVEKKLNLDILGDIGSGISIQELGHHAGYYSLNHTHAARMFYFFFESRGSSSDPLVLWLTGGPGCSSELALFYENGPFTIADNLSLVWNDYGWDKASNIIYVDQPTGTGFSYSKDLRDLRFNEKGVSNDLYDFLQAFFEAHPKFLKNEFYITGESYAGHYIPAVAERVHRGNKGKEGLKINLKGFAIGNGLTNPSIQYGAYADFAYSMGLIGEAAHDKISKIYPICELGIKLCGSSGVITCAASYVLCNSIFTSILLLAGNINYYDIRKKCEGELCYDFSNMDKFLNQKDVRAALGVSDRKFVSCSPLVYEVMITDWMKNLEVGIPALIEDGIKLLIYAGEYDLICNWLGNFRWVDSMEWSGHQVYSETPMLPFIVDGEEAGQLKTYGPLSFLKVYNAGHMVPMDQPKVALDMLKRWTKGSLSEEDNVGLVSVI, encoded by the exons ATGAACGCGAGAAGCCTCACTCCAGTGCTCCTCTTCCTCTCCATTTCTTCTCTCCTTCCCtcctcctctcaaaaccctaaccctaagaATTACCCACGAAGCTCCCGCCGATTCGCCGAAGCCCTCATCAGGGACCTCAACTTGATCCCAGGAATCCAAGAAATCGATGGCCAAATCCCAGAAAATGACCAACGGAACCCTCGTCTCGTCGAGAAGAAGCTAAATCTTGACATATTGGGAGACATCGGATCTGGGATTTCGATCCAGGAGCTAGGGCATCATGCTGGATATTATAGCCTCAATCACACCCATGCGGCCAG GATGTTCTACTTCTTTTTTGAATCACGGGGAAGTAGTAGTGATCCTCTTGTGCTTTGGTTGACTGGAGGTCCAGGATGCAGTAGTGAATTGGCCCTTTTCTATGAAAATGGCCCTTTTACTATTGCAGATAACTTGTCTCTTGTTTGGAATGATTATGGGTGGGATAAG GCATCGAATATTATATATGTGGACCAACCGACGGGAACTGGCTTTAGCTATAGCAAGGACCTTCGTGACCTTCGTTTTAATGAAAAAGGTGTTAGCAATGATCTATATGATTTTTTGCAG GCCTTCTTTGAAGCCCACCCCAAGTTTTTGAAGAATGAGTTCTATATCACTGGAGAATCATATGCAGGACATTATATTCCTGCTGTGGCTGAAAGGGTTCATAGAGGAAACAAAGGAAAGGAAGGCCTTAAAATAAACTTAAAG GGTTTTGCTATTGGTAATGGGCTCACTAATCCATCCATTCAATATGGGGCATATGCTGACTTTGCATACAGTATGGGTCTAATTGGAGAAGCTGCCCACGACAAGATCTCCAAGATATACCCTATTTGTGAACTTGGAATAAAACTTTGTG GTTCTTCTGGGGTTATAACATGTGCCGCTTCCTATGTTTTGTGCAACTCTATTTTCACATCAATTTTGTTGCTTGCTGGAAATATAAAT TATTATGATATTCGAAAGAAATGTGAAGGAGAACTTTGCTATGATTTTTCAAATATGGACAAATTCCTTAACCAGAAGGATGTAAGGGCTGCCCTTGGTGTTAGTGACCGGAAATTTGTATCCTGCAGTCCACTTGTATATGAGGTCATGATAACTGATTGGATGAAAAACTTGGAGGTGGGTATCCCTGCACTTATTGAAGATGGGATTAAATTGCTCATATATGCTGGTGAATACGATCTTATATGCAACTGGTTGG GAAATTTTAGATGGGTAGACTCCATGGAGTGGTCAGGGCATCAGGTGTACTCTGAAACTCCAATGCTACCATTTATTGTTGATGGTGAGGAAGCGGGCCAGTTGAAAACATATGGACCTCTAAGTTTTCTTAAG GTGTACAATGCCGGTCACATGGTTCCTATGGACCAACCCAAGGTTGCATTGGACATGCTGAAGAGGTGGACGAAAGGGAGCCTCAGTGAAGAGGACAACGTCGGTCTGGTTTCAGTGATATAG
- the LOC120264929 gene encoding cysteine-rich repeat secretory protein 55-like, producing the protein MHTSCNPFKCINTINLLPCFHVQSYTLAPMGITFFACIVTTHDFPSHFHSQWTCGTTMQVNIKTSLEPSETQKLERNTMALLLYHLLLFSLIFNLTTSDDPIGQYCDNSFTNKKLNQSINTVLTDLSTKASIGGFATSSSGQGLSLVYGLAQCRGDVSKDDCSACLTNASIALPKLCPSEADARLWYDYCFIRYNTKNFIGDSDTSFAIILYNVENVTDSEGFDEEVGSLMRKVRALAVKPGNGEFGRGTSVFNPFITIYALAQCTKDLQPLTCAQCLSSAVEKFPDYCTHRKGCRVLYSTCIVRYEIYPFFFPPGLSHAGNDHHYLMTSLHA; encoded by the coding sequence ATGCATACAAGTTGCAACCCATTCAAGTGTATAAACACTATTAACCTTCTTCCTTGTTTTCACGTTCAGTCATATACATTGGCTCCCATGGGAATAACTTTCTTTGCATGCATAGTAACCACTCATGACTTCCCCTCCCACTTCCATTCTCAGTGGACTTGTGGGACTACAATGCAAGTGAATATAAAGACTAGTTTAGAACCTTCAGAAACTCAAAAACTAGAGAGAAACACAATGGCATTGCTTCTATACCATCTCCTGCTATTCTCCCTCATTTTCAATCTAACCACTTCTGATGATCCCATTGGGCAGTACTGTGACAATAGTTTCACCAACAAGAAGCTCAACCAAAGCATCAATACAGTGCTTACTGATCTCTCAACCAAGGCCTCAATCGGCGGCTTCGCAACATCATCCTCCGGCCAAGGTCTCTCTCTCGTCTACGGCCTCGCACAATGCCGGGGAGACGTCAGCAAAGATGACTGCTCTGCATGCCTTACCAACGCCTCAATTGCACTACCAAAACTCTGCCCAAGCGAAGCTGATGCTAGACTTTGGTATGACTACTGCTTCATACGGTATAATACAAAGAACTTCATTGGTGATTCAGATACAAGTTTTGCTATCATTCTCTACAATGTAGAGAATGTCACAGACTCCGAAGGGTTCGACGAGGAAGTCGGTTCATTGATGAGAAAGGTTAGAGCTCTGGCAGTGAAACCAGGGAATGGAGAGTTTGGTAGAGGAACGAGTGTGTTTAATCCATTTATAACTATATATGCATTGGCACAGTGCACTAAAGATTTGCAGCCATTGACTTGTGCACAATGCTTGTCTTCTGCTGTGGAGAAGTTCCCTGACTATTGCACCCATAGAAAGGGTTGCAGAGTTTTATACAGTACTTGCATTGTTAGATATGAGATATATCCTTTCTTTTTCCCTCCTGGTCTTAGCCATGCTGGAAATGATCATCACTATCTCATGACAAGCTTGCATGCTTAG
- the LOC120264926 gene encoding uncharacterized protein LOC120264926 isoform X2, which yields MQKLYCRSLFFDAVILQTFRVKHSSRIHCRCSFEIKWLNSELKGTTTTVPSNSVMKLSEKDIASHPVVIEFSNFSGPTNDFKVPSLLSCQQETNYDVGICGLLEKQIEEITRLADESKQSSEGMIFGVKGASIGSPANKYLSSTKNQRMLTRRTRSQDNQQVAAEVEKHSQHKPCLTPLAARAALASFVQALQQIPELAICQIEKDVNTNPCSEDPKKQIDYSVQDAKLSNSCASSRRQTRSSVSKEIQDSIDKSQKGSSNENISKPSNTKRLTRSRLLIENRNSNNFPEQEQSNLTENTEDACVEDLVTPEDIKSKKKRCTTALPGELPSGPNITQVGNSSNKQKAKLPRLSFQRLTRSQNKKLQAF from the exons ATGCAAAAGCTTTATTGCAGGAGCCTTTTCTTTGATGCCGTCATCCTACAG ACGTTCAGAGTGAAACACTCTTCAAGGATTCATTGCAGATGCAGTTTTGAAATCAAATGGCTAAATTCTGAACTTAAAGGCACAACTACAACTGTTCCATCTAATTCAGTAATGAAGCTGTCGGAGAAAGATATTGCAAGCCATCCTGTAGTCATTGAATTCTCAAATTTCTCTGGCCCTACTAATGATTTCAAAGTTCCTTCATTACTTTCTTGCCAACAAGAAACTAATTATGATGTTGGCATCTGTGGTTTATTGGAGAAGCAAATAGAAGAGATCACCAGACTAGCTGATGAATCCAAACAATCCTCCGAAGGCATGATATTTGGAGTTAAAGGGG CTAGCATTGGTAGCCCTgccaacaaatatttaagtTCAACAAAAAATCAGAGGATGCTTACAAGAAGAACGAGGAGCCAGGATAATCAACAGGTAGCGGCCGAAGTGGAGAAGCATTCACAGCATAAACCATGCCTCACTCCTCTAGCTGCTCGCGCAGCTCTGGCTTCCTTTGTGCAAGCACTACAGCAGATACCAGAGTTAGCCATTTGTCAAATAGAGAAAGATGTCAACACCAACCCTTGCTCAGAAGATCCCAAGAAGCAGATTGATTACTCTGTTCAAG ACGCCAAACTTTCAAACTCTTGCGCAAGCTCACGGAGACAGACCCGTTCTTCAGTGAgcaaagaaatccaagattcaATTGACAAATCACAGAAAGGATCATCAAATGAAAATATCAGCAAACCTTCGAACACTAAGAGATTGACACGTTCTCGATTGCTGATAGAGAACAGAAACTCAAACAATTTTCCAGAACAAGAACAGAGCAACCTAACAGAAAATACAGAGGATGCATGTGTTGAAGATTTAGTTACGCCAGAGGACATCAAAAGCAAGAAGAAGAGATGTACTACGGCCTTACCGG GTGAACTTCCTAGTGGCCCAAACATTACCCAGGTCGGAAATTCTTCTAATAAGCAGAAGGCCAAGCTACCCAGATTGAGTTTTCAACGTCTAACCCGCTCGCAAAACAAGAAATTGCAAGCTTTTTGA